The nucleotide window CGTTCGCGGAGAAGCTTCGCGCCAATCTCGAGGTGAAGAACTTCCTGCTCAAGAACTATTTCGGCGGCGAGGAAGTCCCCTTTCAGGCGACGTTGGACGGATACCTCGCTTACGGGGAACGCCTGAAGCCGTACCTCATCGACACCTCGCTCTTCATCAACGAGGAGATCGCCCGGGGGGCCAAGGTGCTGTTCGAAGGGGCCCAGGGAACGCTGCTCGACATCGACCACGGGACGTACCCGTTCGTCACCTCCTCGAACACGACGGCGGGCGGCGCTTGCACGGGATCCGGCGTCGGCCCGACGAAGATCGGCGGCGTCATCGGGGTGTCGAAGGCGTACGCGACGCGCGTGGGGGGCGGGCCGTTCCCCACGGAGCTGTTCGACGAAGAGGGGCAGAAGATCCGGGACCGCGGGAAAGAGTACGGATCGACCACGGGGCGGCCGCGGCGGTGCGGTTGGTTCGATGCCCCGGTCGTGCGGTACGCCAGCCGCCTCAACGGGCTGGCCGGCGTCGCGTTGACCAAGCTGGACGTCCTTTCGGGCCTGCCGAGCGTGAAGATGTGCGTCGCGTACGAGGTCGGCGGCGTCCGCCGGGAGCAGGTCCCCCTGTCTCTGATCGAATTCGAGGCGGCCAGGCCGGTCTACGAAGAGGTGGAGGGATGGAAGGAAGACCTCACCACGGCCCGCGAATTCAACGACCTGCCGAAGGCCGCGAGGAAGTACGTCCAGAGGATCGAGGAGGTCACCGGGGTCGAGGTTTCCCTCGTCTCCGTGGGGCCCGACCGGAGCCAGACGATCGTCCGGAGGAACCCCTTCCGCGCTTGACACTTCCGGCTCCCGAAACGTATTATATCCAGTTCCGGGGGAGCCCATAGCTCAGTTGGCAGAGCATCTGACTTTTAATCAGAGGGTCGTTGGTTCGATCCCAACTGGGCTCACCAGTTTTTTACGCGTCCCCATCGTCTAGTTCGGCCAAGGACACCGCCCTTTCACGGCGGCGACGCCGGTTCAAATCCGGCTGGGGACGCCATCCTCCTTCGCTCAAAATCGGTACCCTGCAAACATGCGATTTTGAGCTACGGAGGATGCCCTCCGTAGCTCGACCGACACCATTGTGCAATCAGGGAGGTCGAGCGCAGGAGGGCATCCCATAACTGCAGTTGCTTTTTCCCCCTGCCGAGTGAAAAATGATCCGGTCATGGAATTTCTCCGTCCGGAAAACCTCCTTCGATCCGGATACAAGGATTGCGTCCTCTGCGAGGTCCTGCGCCCGGGCGAGGAGGATCGGTGTCGGGACTGCTCCGGCCGGCTTGGCCAGCGCGACCGTCTGCTGTGGGAGATCCGGCGGGAGCGGATCCGCAAAACGGCGGGGGTCCTTTCGCTCGTCTACCCGGGCCTCGGGCATCTCTACTCCGGACGGATCGCCTACGGGATCTTCTGGGCGGCCCTCCTTCCCCTGAGCCTCGTTCTCGTCCTCAGTGTCTGGTCCGGGATCACCTTCGGCCACGGCTTCCTCCTGGTCGAGGCGGGCGCGATCTGGTGGATGGCGCATGTCGACGCGCGGCGCGGCCTCCGCGAAGCGGTGGCTCCGTGCGAGAGCGCCTGCCCGGCCCGCATCCGTGTTCCGGACTACATCGCCCTCGTGCGGGAGGGGCGCCCGCTCGAGGCGCTGGCGCTGGTGCACGACAAGCTCCCGTTCGCCGCGTTCTGCGGCCGCGCCTGCCCCCATCCGTGCGAGCAGGAATGCGTGCGCAACGAGTTCGGGGCGCCGATCTCCATCATGGCGATCAAGCGGTACGCGGCGGACCTCGGGTACGCTGCGGGGGTACCGCCGCTGGTGGAGAAACCCGGAGGGGTCCGAGGACCCAGGGTGGCGGTCGTCGGCGCCGGGCCCTCCGGATTGTCGGCCGCCGACACGCTCGCGCGGCTCGGAGGCCTCGTCACG belongs to Deltaproteobacteria bacterium CG2_30_66_27 and includes:
- a CDS encoding adenylosuccinate synthase produces the protein MKSVIVLGAQWGDEGKGKIVDIYSEFADTIVRSTGGNNAGHTLVVKGEKFIFHLIPSGVLHPGKKCVIANGVVIDPKVLLMEIDRLKERGYLADDAQLKIGLLANIILPYHVLLDKAREEKLGSRKIGTTARGIGPCYEDKVARVGIRACDLLRPESFAEKLRANLEVKNFLLKNYFGGEEVPFQATLDGYLAYGERLKPYLIDTSLFINEEIARGAKVLFEGAQGTLLDIDHGTYPFVTSSNTTAGGACTGSGVGPTKIGGVIGVSKAYATRVGGGPFPTELFDEEGQKIRDRGKEYGSTTGRPRRCGWFDAPVVRYASRLNGLAGVALTKLDVLSGLPSVKMCVAYEVGGVRREQVPLSLIEFEAARPVYEEVEGWKEDLTTAREFNDLPKAARKYVQRIEEVTGVEVSLVSVGPDRSQTIVRRNPFRA